A genomic segment from Barrientosiimonas humi encodes:
- a CDS encoding ABC transporter ATP-binding protein, with protein sequence MTSTASPPRQGARIEIDSLSKSFGSFRAVDNLSFTVEPGVVTGFLGPNGAGKTTTLRMLLGLVRPTGGTATIDGQTYQHLDNPGQVVGSALEATNFHPGRSGRDHLRVIAAAIKVPDSRVDELLDLVGISAAAKKRAGAYSMGMRQRLGLAAALLGDPRVLILDEPANGLDPEGIRWLRGFLRHLASEGKTILVSSHMLSEVEQTVDDVVIIANGRMVKQGSIAELHGPRRSLVRTSDAEQLVRQLAQAGLHAQRTGDDTLEVSGDDPRKIGDLALAARLPIYELRDSKSDLEDLFFQLTSQPENRNRNLGDDDQPGQHEGGMQ encoded by the coding sequence ATGACCAGCACCGCGTCACCACCGCGCCAGGGGGCGCGCATCGAGATCGACTCGCTGTCGAAGTCGTTCGGCAGCTTCCGGGCGGTCGACAACCTGTCCTTCACCGTCGAGCCGGGCGTGGTCACGGGCTTCCTGGGCCCCAACGGCGCCGGCAAGACCACCACGCTGCGCATGCTGCTCGGCCTGGTCCGGCCGACCGGCGGCACCGCCACGATCGACGGGCAGACCTATCAGCACCTCGACAACCCTGGCCAGGTGGTCGGGTCCGCGCTCGAGGCAACCAACTTCCACCCCGGGCGCTCCGGCCGCGACCACCTGCGGGTGATCGCTGCTGCGATCAAGGTGCCCGACTCCCGGGTCGACGAGCTGCTCGACCTGGTCGGCATCTCGGCTGCGGCCAAGAAGCGAGCCGGGGCCTACAGCATGGGCATGCGGCAGCGTCTCGGTCTCGCGGCCGCGCTGCTCGGCGACCCGCGCGTGCTGATCCTCGACGAGCCGGCGAACGGTCTCGACCCCGAGGGCATCCGGTGGCTGCGCGGCTTCCTGCGCCACCTCGCCAGCGAGGGCAAGACGATCCTGGTCTCCAGCCACATGCTCAGCGAGGTCGAGCAGACCGTCGATGACGTGGTGATCATCGCCAACGGCCGCATGGTCAAGCAGGGCTCGATCGCCGAGCTCCACGGCCCCCGACGCTCGCTCGTGCGCACCTCCGACGCCGAGCAGCTGGTCCGCCAGCTCGCCCAGGCCGGGTTGCACGCCCAGCGCACGGGTGACGACACGCTCGAGGTCAGTGGCGACGACCCGCGCAAGATCGGCGACCTCGCCCTGGCGGCACGGCTCCCGATCTACGAGCTTCGCGACTCCAAGTCGGACCTGGAGGACCTGTTCTTCCAGCTCACCTCCCAGCCGGAGAACCGCAACCGCAACCTGGGTGACGACGACCAGCCTGGGCAGCACGAGGGAGGGATGCAGTGA
- a CDS encoding hemolysin family protein: MTEWLLVLGGVLLTVGTAVFVAAEFSLVALDRPSVQRAVESGDYAAGSVLTSLRQLSTQLSASQVGITLTTLVLGYLVEPSLGRLLESPLEAIGVGGTAAVAASTTLALVIATIFSMIFGELLPQFLGISAPLPVAKLVAGPVRVFSVIMRPFIVVLNGSANRALRAMGVEPQEELSAARTPQELASLVRRSAEAGTIEAGTARLLTRSLNFGERTAADVMSPRVRCVAIERTASAADVVALARSSGHSRFPVIGDGWDDVSGVVHVKKAIAVPPERRPDVPVTALMIPPVVVPETIRLDPLLLLLRKGGFQLAVVIDEYSGTSGVVTLEDVIEEIVGEVSDEHDRVRDTSRMLPDGSWTLSGLWRPDEVRDRIGADIPDGATYETLGGFVMAQVGRVPQVGDEVTIGRWRLRVVSMDGRRVDRVRLWPLVPDRLEGEASV, translated from the coding sequence ATGACCGAGTGGCTGTTGGTGCTCGGCGGTGTGCTGCTGACCGTCGGCACCGCCGTCTTCGTGGCCGCCGAGTTCTCCCTCGTCGCGCTGGACCGCCCGTCGGTGCAGCGGGCCGTGGAGTCCGGCGACTACGCCGCCGGGTCGGTGCTCACCTCGCTGCGCCAGCTGTCGACCCAGCTGTCCGCGAGCCAGGTCGGCATCACCCTCACGACCCTGGTGCTGGGCTATCTCGTCGAACCCTCGCTGGGTCGGTTGCTGGAGAGTCCGCTCGAGGCGATCGGGGTCGGTGGTACGGCCGCGGTCGCCGCCTCCACGACCCTCGCCCTGGTCATCGCGACGATCTTCTCGATGATCTTCGGCGAGCTGCTGCCGCAGTTCCTCGGCATCTCCGCGCCACTGCCGGTCGCCAAGCTGGTCGCCGGCCCGGTGCGCGTCTTCAGCGTGATCATGCGGCCGTTCATCGTCGTGCTCAACGGCTCCGCCAACCGCGCGCTGCGGGCGATGGGCGTCGAGCCGCAGGAGGAGCTGTCGGCGGCCCGCACGCCGCAGGAGCTGGCGTCGCTCGTGCGGCGCTCGGCCGAGGCGGGCACGATCGAGGCCGGCACCGCCCGGCTCCTGACCCGCTCGCTGAACTTCGGCGAGCGCACCGCCGCCGACGTGATGAGCCCGCGGGTGCGCTGCGTCGCGATCGAGCGCACCGCCAGCGCCGCCGACGTCGTCGCTCTCGCGCGCAGCTCCGGCCACAGCCGCTTCCCCGTGATCGGCGACGGCTGGGACGACGTGAGCGGTGTCGTCCACGTGAAGAAGGCGATCGCGGTCCCGCCCGAGCGGCGCCCGGACGTCCCCGTCACCGCCCTGATGATCCCGCCGGTGGTCGTGCCCGAGACGATCCGGCTCGACCCGCTGCTCCTGCTGCTGCGCAAGGGCGGTTTCCAGCTGGCCGTCGTCATCGACGAGTACTCCGGGACCAGCGGCGTGGTCACCCTCGAGGACGTCATCGAGGAGATCGTCGGAGAGGTCAGCGACGAGCACGACCGCGTCCGCGACACCAGCCGGATGCTGCCCGACGGGTCGTGGACGCTGTCCGGGCTCTGGCGTCCCGACGAGGTGCGCGACCGCATCGGCGCCGACATCCCCGACGGCGCCACCTACGAGACGCTCGGCGGTTTCGTCATGGCCCAGGTCGGGCGCGTCCCGCAGGTCGGTGACGAGGTGACGATCGGGCGCTGGCGACTGCGCGTGGTGTCGATGGACGGCCGCCGGGTCGATCGCGTACGGCTGTGGCCGCTCGTCCCCGACCGGCTCGAGGGCGAGGCGAGCGTCTGA